In a single window of the Pocillopora verrucosa isolate sample1 chromosome 4, ASM3666991v2, whole genome shotgun sequence genome:
- the LOC131769193 gene encoding receptor-type tyrosine-protein kinase FLT3-like isoform X1: MMRSLFPLLVLQMWNVTVGGDATAQDCGSVVNNTLKSPNYPEGYPDNMECEFKVPIPSGFRLKITFEYMRLPDLSTHYQCVDDYLTFRDDRKQSFGRYCGSTNGETILMTGNYTLINFHSGNSSYMTWIGFVLRFEAVDQPVQPSICPIGWYHQHGSSCYKFSFDSLTWNQASRHCQSLGGYLVKIDDDKEQSYITNKIKEMRLAEVFWIGLHDPDKDNNYKWVYDDTPPRYSNWNENEPNNKASDCARAYGIWFDLYGAPFPAGKWNGVSCSEKTFSICEKNATVAAPDIMAKTPTLAIKTQKNEAMSSVALIYSLVGATIVVILVLCCIMGLRCYKSKRHARLKRHVQRPFREIIPLDKWEILPKQVHYEEELGRGAFGVVYKATLTRRAGIEVFETRERLKPEKQCQVVAVKVLQGDPTDEQREAFLHEILQMKLLGSHQNIVSLVGCCTLQDTNFLVIEYVPYGDLLQWLRQKRRSVNKNQALRGKEAEKFYEDRDTPIDELKRCKPSRKSCDSAVNQENIELMSMPSSPGYYNHAAVISLSTVNLHESNLDGVNDNDDVGVDGFSAQQLFSFAWQVARGMNHLAENDFVHRDLAARNILVGQDGRVKVSDFGLMRQVYEDVYSIKKAKKLPVKWMAPESIFEGVFTIKSDVWSYGIFLWEMATMGGVPYPTFTNTELCKLLKNGYRMEKPDMCCHEVYEMMTSCWENDPTTRPSFSELIDRLEAIMTRDVTYCDMSNCDESSPYYNIQDMVDEESG, encoded by the exons ATGATGAGAAGTCTTTTCCCATTACTCGTTCTGCAGATGTGGAATGTGACAGTTGGCGGCGATGCTACCGCACAGG ACTGTGGTTCAGTGGTGAATAACACTTTGAAAAGTCCAAATTATCCTGAAGGCTATCCAGACAATATGGAGTGTGAATTTAAAGTTCCTATTCCATCTGGATTTAGATTGAAAATCACTTTTGAGTACATGAGGTTGCCTGATCTAAGCACTCATTATCAGTGCGT GGATGACTATTTGACGTTCCGTGACgacagaaaacaaagttttggGAGATACTGTGGTTCAACGAATGGCGAAACTATTTTGATGACTGGAAACTACACGTTGATAAACTTTCATTCTGGAAATAGTTCTTACATGACATGGATAGGATTCGTGTTACGCTTTGAAGCTGTTGATCAACCCG tTCAACCAAGTATCTGCCCGATTGGTTGGTATCATCAACATGGTTCATCCTGCTATAAATTCAGTTTTGATTCTCTGACTTGGAATCAAGCTAGCAGACACTGTCAAAGTCTTGGAGGATATTTGGTGAAGATCGATGATGACAAAGAGCAGTCTTATATTAcgaataaaattaaagaaatgcgACTCGCAGAG GTTTTTTGGATTGGACTGCACGATCCTGATAAGGATAATAACTACAAATGGGTGTATGACGATACTCCTCCTCGTTACTCCAACTGGAATGAGAACGAGCCTAATAATAAAGCG TCCGACTGTGCACGGGCCTATGGGATTTGGTTTGACTTGTATGGCGCACCCTTTCCAGCTGGGAAATGGAATGGCGTATCGTGTAGTGAAAAGACATTCTCCATTTGCGAGAAAAACG CAACAGTCGCAGCACCGGATATCATGGCCAAAACACCTACCCTTGCAATCAAAACGCAGAAAAACGAGGCCATGAGTTCTGTAGCCCTTATTTACAGCTTGGTTGGTGCTACCATTGTAGTGATACTCGTGCTGTGCTGCATTATGGGACTTCGGTGCTACAAAAGCAAAAGACACGCTAGGTTAAAAAG ACATGTTCAGCGTCCTTTCCGCGAGATTATTCCTCTTGACAAGTGGGAAATTCTTCCCAAGCAGGTGCATTATGAGGAGGAACTGGGCCGAGGTGCATTTGGTGTGGTTTACAAAGCAACTCTTACGAGAAGAGCTGGAATAGAAGTGTTTGAAACAAGAGAAAGACTAAAGCCAGAAAAACAATGTCAAGTTGTCGCAGTAAAAGTATTGCAGG GTGATCCAACCGATGAGCAAAGAGAAGCTTTCCTTCatgaaatattacaaatgaaGCTGTTGGGTTCACATCAGAATATCGTGTCTTTGGTCGGATGCTGCACACTGCAGGACACCAATTTTCTGGTGATAGAGTATGTTCCGTATGGTGATCTCTTACAATGGTTACGGCAAAAGAGGCGATCG gtaaataaaaatcaagccCTCAGAGGAAAGGAGGCGGAAAAGTTTTATGAAGATAGAGACACTCCGATTGATGAGTTGAAAAGATGCAAACCTAGTCGA AAAAGTTGTGACAGTGCTGTTAATCAGGAAAACATAGAATTGATGTCAATGCCATCCAGTCCAGGTTACTATAACCACGCTGCTGTCATTTCGCTGTCTACGGTGAATCTTCATGAGAGTAACCTTGATGGcgtaaatgataatgatgacgtcGGTGTTGATGGTTTCTCTGCTCAACAGCTGTTTTCATTTGCTTGGCAAGTAGCAAGAGGAATG AATCACCTTGCCGAAAATGATTTCGTTCATCGTGACCTTGCAGCTCGGAACATCCTTGTTGGTCAAGACGGACGAGTGAAGGTGTCAGACTTTGGTTTGATGCGCCAAGTGTACGAAGACGTGTACAGcataaaaaaagctaaaaagctGCCAGTTAAATGGATGGCACCAGAGAGCATCTTCGAGGGTGTTTTCACTATCAAGAGTGACGT TTGGTCTTATGGAATTTTTCTCTGGGAAATGGCTACCATGG GTGGTGTTCCATACCCTACGTTTACCAATACAGAGCTCTGTAAACTTCTAAAGAATGGATATCGCATGGAAAAACCTGATATGTGCTGCCATGAAGT ATATGAAATGATGACGTCATGCTGGGAGAACGATCCTACAACTCGCCCCAGTTTCTCGGAGTTGATTGACCGACTGGAGGCTATTATGACGAGGGATGTAACATACTGCGATATGTCAAACTGCGATGAATCGAGTCCATACTATAACATACAGGACATGGTTGACGAAGAAAGCGGATGA
- the LOC131769193 gene encoding receptor-type tyrosine-protein kinase FLT3-like isoform X2 → MTGNYTLINFHSGNSSYMTWIGFVLRFEAVDQPVQPSICPIGWYHQHGSSCYKFSFDSLTWNQASRHCQSLGGYLVKIDDDKEQSYITNKIKEMRLAEVFWIGLHDPDKDNNYKWVYDDTPPRYSNWNENEPNNKASDCARAYGIWFDLYGAPFPAGKWNGVSCSEKTFSICEKNATVAAPDIMAKTPTLAIKTQKNEAMSSVALIYSLVGATIVVILVLCCIMGLRCYKSKRHARLKRHVQRPFREIIPLDKWEILPKQVHYEEELGRGAFGVVYKATLTRRAGIEVFETRERLKPEKQCQVVAVKVLQGDPTDEQREAFLHEILQMKLLGSHQNIVSLVGCCTLQDTNFLVIEYVPYGDLLQWLRQKRRSVNKNQALRGKEAEKFYEDRDTPIDELKRCKPSRKSCDSAVNQENIELMSMPSSPGYYNHAAVISLSTVNLHESNLDGVNDNDDVGVDGFSAQQLFSFAWQVARGMNHLAENDFVHRDLAARNILVGQDGRVKVSDFGLMRQVYEDVYSIKKAKKLPVKWMAPESIFEGVFTIKSDVWSYGIFLWEMATMGGVPYPTFTNTELCKLLKNGYRMEKPDMCCHEVYEMMTSCWENDPTTRPSFSELIDRLEAIMTRDVTYCDMSNCDESSPYYNIQDMVDEESG, encoded by the exons ATGACTGGAAACTACACGTTGATAAACTTTCATTCTGGAAATAGTTCTTACATGACATGGATAGGATTCGTGTTACGCTTTGAAGCTGTTGATCAACCCG tTCAACCAAGTATCTGCCCGATTGGTTGGTATCATCAACATGGTTCATCCTGCTATAAATTCAGTTTTGATTCTCTGACTTGGAATCAAGCTAGCAGACACTGTCAAAGTCTTGGAGGATATTTGGTGAAGATCGATGATGACAAAGAGCAGTCTTATATTAcgaataaaattaaagaaatgcgACTCGCAGAG GTTTTTTGGATTGGACTGCACGATCCTGATAAGGATAATAACTACAAATGGGTGTATGACGATACTCCTCCTCGTTACTCCAACTGGAATGAGAACGAGCCTAATAATAAAGCG TCCGACTGTGCACGGGCCTATGGGATTTGGTTTGACTTGTATGGCGCACCCTTTCCAGCTGGGAAATGGAATGGCGTATCGTGTAGTGAAAAGACATTCTCCATTTGCGAGAAAAACG CAACAGTCGCAGCACCGGATATCATGGCCAAAACACCTACCCTTGCAATCAAAACGCAGAAAAACGAGGCCATGAGTTCTGTAGCCCTTATTTACAGCTTGGTTGGTGCTACCATTGTAGTGATACTCGTGCTGTGCTGCATTATGGGACTTCGGTGCTACAAAAGCAAAAGACACGCTAGGTTAAAAAG ACATGTTCAGCGTCCTTTCCGCGAGATTATTCCTCTTGACAAGTGGGAAATTCTTCCCAAGCAGGTGCATTATGAGGAGGAACTGGGCCGAGGTGCATTTGGTGTGGTTTACAAAGCAACTCTTACGAGAAGAGCTGGAATAGAAGTGTTTGAAACAAGAGAAAGACTAAAGCCAGAAAAACAATGTCAAGTTGTCGCAGTAAAAGTATTGCAGG GTGATCCAACCGATGAGCAAAGAGAAGCTTTCCTTCatgaaatattacaaatgaaGCTGTTGGGTTCACATCAGAATATCGTGTCTTTGGTCGGATGCTGCACACTGCAGGACACCAATTTTCTGGTGATAGAGTATGTTCCGTATGGTGATCTCTTACAATGGTTACGGCAAAAGAGGCGATCG gtaaataaaaatcaagccCTCAGAGGAAAGGAGGCGGAAAAGTTTTATGAAGATAGAGACACTCCGATTGATGAGTTGAAAAGATGCAAACCTAGTCGA AAAAGTTGTGACAGTGCTGTTAATCAGGAAAACATAGAATTGATGTCAATGCCATCCAGTCCAGGTTACTATAACCACGCTGCTGTCATTTCGCTGTCTACGGTGAATCTTCATGAGAGTAACCTTGATGGcgtaaatgataatgatgacgtcGGTGTTGATGGTTTCTCTGCTCAACAGCTGTTTTCATTTGCTTGGCAAGTAGCAAGAGGAATG AATCACCTTGCCGAAAATGATTTCGTTCATCGTGACCTTGCAGCTCGGAACATCCTTGTTGGTCAAGACGGACGAGTGAAGGTGTCAGACTTTGGTTTGATGCGCCAAGTGTACGAAGACGTGTACAGcataaaaaaagctaaaaagctGCCAGTTAAATGGATGGCACCAGAGAGCATCTTCGAGGGTGTTTTCACTATCAAGAGTGACGT TTGGTCTTATGGAATTTTTCTCTGGGAAATGGCTACCATGG GTGGTGTTCCATACCCTACGTTTACCAATACAGAGCTCTGTAAACTTCTAAAGAATGGATATCGCATGGAAAAACCTGATATGTGCTGCCATGAAGT ATATGAAATGATGACGTCATGCTGGGAGAACGATCCTACAACTCGCCCCAGTTTCTCGGAGTTGATTGACCGACTGGAGGCTATTATGACGAGGGATGTAACATACTGCGATATGTCAAACTGCGATGAATCGAGTCCATACTATAACATACAGGACATGGTTGACGAAGAAAGCGGATGA